TTCCGTCTGACCGTCAGGATTGATTGTAACGGCAACCAAATCTATTCTCCAAAAGCCTTCGTAATTGTTTTCCGAGACCCATATTCTTGCCGCGCGGACAAGTTTCTTCAGTTTGTCGGGACCGACTGTTCTGTCCGCCGGAAGAATTTTTCCCACGGAACGGGTGCGCACTTCGGCAAAAACTATATCTTCCCCGTCACGCGCAACAATGTCAATTTCGCCGAAACGCGAGCGCGCATTTCTCGCAAGAAGCCTGTAACCGAGCGACGCAAGATATTTCGCCGCAAGATTTTCGCCCCGTACTCC
This Candidatus Equadaptatus faecalis DNA region includes the following protein-coding sequences:
- a CDS encoding YraN family protein; its protein translation is MSLERTLEKALSFFSSVPVDVTIDDSAPEHLKTGVRGENLAAKYLASLGYRLLARNARSRFGEIDIVARDGEDIVFAEVRTRSVGKILPADRTVGPDKLKKLVRAARIWVSENNYEGFWRIDLVAVTINPDGQTEIEHIKDITEGIQ